In Gadus macrocephalus chromosome 11, ASM3116895v1, a single genomic region encodes these proteins:
- the si:dkey-238d18.4 gene encoding TBC1 domain family member 15 isoform X2, which yields MDPRHSDPQVPLPDLKPPQPGLQVLSPAHNEESDEPTDFSSEDTSTRAECGLTKCRGSDCSPSAPSEGSARRGLEAVSPPAPSTSPLCLPGVMDAEGRVDESRLRSHILKNGGVSPAERGLVWRFLFGMYPCSSTAAERPLLVQQMAVRYQVMKSKWRQSVPEAVRLRLNGTDAELEEAVRYHERRQALLQAQEQRGEVSDRLAFLQLQAQVLFERTTFDLNELQEAIRIIDKDVPRTDRDLDYFLGEGSGNLLVLRDILITYAAFHPELAASLLRELDPQLHDHLVTEGKESFTFCHRWLLLGFQREFEHGDALRLFEVLSCDHLELISQQVDRARHRERLAQKHSPEDTAPAPAPRAVNAAFTFELFICATILIDHRDALLRCRDDGQLIQFTTRLQGTLDLDSILRKAEEHFYHYCKRCAWDFMNGDCPPSGNKEDFFYPLRSLFF from the exons ATGGATCCAAGGCATTCCGACCCACAGGTCCCCCTACCTGACCTAAAGCCCCCCCAACCTGGCCTACAGGTCCTCTCACCTGCGCACAATGAAGAAAGCGACGAACCTACAGACTTCAGCTCTGAGGATACTTCGACTAGAGCTGAGTGCGGACTAACGAAGTGCCGGGGGTCGGACTGCAGCCCAAGCGCCCCTTCGGAAGGCTCTGCACGGCGGGGTCTGGAGGCTGTCAGCCCGCCTGCTCCATCAACCTCTCCCCTCTGCCTGCCCGGTGTCATGGATGCTGAGGGCCGGGTCGACGAGTCAAGGCTGAGGAGTCACATCTTAAAAAAtg GGGGCGTCTCTCCCGCGGAGCGCGGCCTGGTGTGGCGCTTCCTGTTCGGCATGTACCCATGCAGCTCCACGGCGGCCGAGCGCCCCCTCCTGGTGCAGCAGATGGCGGTGCGCTACCAGGTGATGAAGAGCAAGTGGCGGCAGTCGGTTCCTGAGGCGGTGCGCCTGCGACTCAACGGCACCGACG CTGAGTTGGAGGAGGCGGTGCGGTACCACGAGCGCCGGCAGGCCCTGCTGCAGGCCCAGGAGCAGCGGGGGGAGGTCAGCGATAGGCTGGCGTTCCTCCAGCTCCAAGCCCAG GTGTTGTTTGAGCGGACGACCTTTGACCTGAATGAACTGCAGGAGGCCATCAGGATCATTGATAAGGACGTGCCGCGAACCGACCGGGACCTTGACTACTTCCT GGGAGAAGGTTCTGGAAATCTCCTGGTGTTGAGAGATATTCTAATCACCTATGCTGCTTTTCATCCAG AGCTGGCAGCGTCTCTCCTGAGGGAACTGGACCCTCAGCTCCATGACCACTTGGTCACAGAAGGCAAGGAGAGCTTTACATTCTGTCACAG ATGGCTGCTGCTGGGCTTTCAGAGGGAGTTTGAGCACGGGGATGCCCTGCGTCTGTTTGAGGTCCTGAGCTGCGACCACCTGGAGCTCATCTCGCAGCAGGTGGACCGCGCCCGCCACCGGGAGCGGCTGGCCCAGAAACACAGCCCAG aGGACACCGCCCCGGCACCGGCGCCCAGAGCCGTCAACGCGGCCTTCACCTTCGAGCTCTTCATCTGCGCCACCATCCTTATCGACCACCGTGACGCTCTGCTCCGTTGCCGTGACGACGGGCAGCTCATCCAGTTCACCACACG CCTCCAGGGAACGCTGGACCTGGACAGCATCCTGAGGAAGGCCGAGGAACACTTCTACCACTACTGTAAGCGCTGTGCGTGGGACTTTATGAACGGCGACTGCCCGCCCAGCGGGAACAAGGAAGACTTCTTCTATCCGCTTCGCAGTTTattcttttga
- the si:dkey-238d18.4 gene encoding TBC1 domain family member 15 isoform X1, translating into MDPRHSDPQVPLPDLKPPQPGLQVLSPAHNEESDEPTDFSSEDTSTRAECGLTKCRGSDCSPSAPSEGSARRGLEAVSPPAPSTSPLCLPGVMDAEGRVDESRLRSHILKNGGVSPAERGLVWRFLFGMYPCSSTAAERPLLVQQMAVRYQVMKSKWRQSVPEAVRLRLNGTDAELEEAVRYHERRQALLQAQEQRGEVSDRLAFLQLQAQVLFERTTFDLNELQEAIRIIDKDVPRTDRDLDYFLGEGSGNLLVLRDILITYAAFHPEVSYAQGMNDLCSRFLEVLDSEVDTFWSFSCCMEKFSKDFRADGLHRKIELAASLLRELDPQLHDHLVTEGKESFTFCHRWLLLGFQREFEHGDALRLFEVLSCDHLELISQQVDRARHRERLAQKHSPEDTAPAPAPRAVNAAFTFELFICATILIDHRDALLRCRDDGQLIQFTTRLQGTLDLDSILRKAEEHFYHYCKRCAWDFMNGDCPPSGNKEDFFYPLRSLFF; encoded by the exons ATGGATCCAAGGCATTCCGACCCACAGGTCCCCCTACCTGACCTAAAGCCCCCCCAACCTGGCCTACAGGTCCTCTCACCTGCGCACAATGAAGAAAGCGACGAACCTACAGACTTCAGCTCTGAGGATACTTCGACTAGAGCTGAGTGCGGACTAACGAAGTGCCGGGGGTCGGACTGCAGCCCAAGCGCCCCTTCGGAAGGCTCTGCACGGCGGGGTCTGGAGGCTGTCAGCCCGCCTGCTCCATCAACCTCTCCCCTCTGCCTGCCCGGTGTCATGGATGCTGAGGGCCGGGTCGACGAGTCAAGGCTGAGGAGTCACATCTTAAAAAAtg GGGGCGTCTCTCCCGCGGAGCGCGGCCTGGTGTGGCGCTTCCTGTTCGGCATGTACCCATGCAGCTCCACGGCGGCCGAGCGCCCCCTCCTGGTGCAGCAGATGGCGGTGCGCTACCAGGTGATGAAGAGCAAGTGGCGGCAGTCGGTTCCTGAGGCGGTGCGCCTGCGACTCAACGGCACCGACG CTGAGTTGGAGGAGGCGGTGCGGTACCACGAGCGCCGGCAGGCCCTGCTGCAGGCCCAGGAGCAGCGGGGGGAGGTCAGCGATAGGCTGGCGTTCCTCCAGCTCCAAGCCCAG GTGTTGTTTGAGCGGACGACCTTTGACCTGAATGAACTGCAGGAGGCCATCAGGATCATTGATAAGGACGTGCCGCGAACCGACCGGGACCTTGACTACTTCCT GGGAGAAGGTTCTGGAAATCTCCTGGTGTTGAGAGATATTCTAATCACCTATGCTGCTTTTCATCCAG AGGTCAGCTACGCCCAGGGGATGAATGACCTGTGCAGCCGcttcctggaggtcctggactCGGAGGTTgacaccttctggagcttctccTGCTGCATGGAGAAGTTCTCCAAGGacttcagagcagatggcctccATCGAAAAATAG AGCTGGCAGCGTCTCTCCTGAGGGAACTGGACCCTCAGCTCCATGACCACTTGGTCACAGAAGGCAAGGAGAGCTTTACATTCTGTCACAG ATGGCTGCTGCTGGGCTTTCAGAGGGAGTTTGAGCACGGGGATGCCCTGCGTCTGTTTGAGGTCCTGAGCTGCGACCACCTGGAGCTCATCTCGCAGCAGGTGGACCGCGCCCGCCACCGGGAGCGGCTGGCCCAGAAACACAGCCCAG aGGACACCGCCCCGGCACCGGCGCCCAGAGCCGTCAACGCGGCCTTCACCTTCGAGCTCTTCATCTGCGCCACCATCCTTATCGACCACCGTGACGCTCTGCTCCGTTGCCGTGACGACGGGCAGCTCATCCAGTTCACCACACG CCTCCAGGGAACGCTGGACCTGGACAGCATCCTGAGGAAGGCCGAGGAACACTTCTACCACTACTGTAAGCGCTGTGCGTGGGACTTTATGAACGGCGACTGCCCGCCCAGCGGGAACAAGGAAGACTTCTTCTATCCGCTTCGCAGTTTattcttttga
- the LOC132467148 gene encoding sialic acid-binding Ig-like lectin 14 yields the protein MDTNTMHPIALLGIIGLCLRATGGHSSSWTADIPSSISALIGSCVVIPCSFDYPHTVQKPSTEFVRVWFDQNDHIIYHPVSSMMVESYRGRVSYLGDITGKNCTVMIDPVKESDKGSYYFRIEISDFNNYSYMEKTVSVMVKSAPEPITFEVDQDLKEGESVMASCSVTHTCPTAPPTFTWTHSALLSSELLPQKDGQWQSRSGLSFRLDRDLHNKSLTCRVKFRGGQRSNSSTVLLVKHTPLNVTVQQQPWAVPEGGATMLRCLSDGYPPPSRYWWTSEGEELLHVGPHYLWPNVSRHSGRLYCSVRHTLGSVQSGLFQLNVTYPPEVTPASACSTSALRVSCECVVEANPPAAVQLSRPVGVPLSTGSETQGSITVATLAGDEAALWSSDPIYCHAFNSLGNATHTLQVPPNGIVLTITGIATGVLLLLVMVPLGIKWKRKQIENNTTFADAHINMSTRWNKENLYKNDDAVYANM from the exons ATGGACACGAACACCATGCACCCTATAGCGCTGCTAGGCATCATCGGCCTCTGTCTGAGAG CTACTGGAGGCCATAGCTCATCCTGGACCGCCGACATTCCCAGTTCCATCAGCGCTTTGATTGGATCCTGTGTTGTTATTCCCTGTTCCTTCGACTACCCCCACACTGTCCAGAAGCCGAGCACTGAATTCGTCAGGGTTTGGTTCGACCAGAACGACCACATCATCTACCATCCTGTCAGCAGTATGATGGTGGAGTCGTACCGGGGTCGTGTGTCCTACCTGGGAGACATCACTGGGAAGAACTGTACCGTGATGATTGATCCCGTCAAAGAAAGCGACAAAGGATCTTACTATTTCAGGATTGAAATCTCAGATTTTAATAATTATTCTTACATGGAAAAAACTGTCTCTGTTATGGTGAAAA GCGCCCCTGAACCCATCACCTTTGAAGTCGACCAGGACCTCAAAGAGGGCGAGAGTGTGATGGCCTCCTGCTCCGTCACTCACACCTGTCCTACGGCTCCGCCCACCTTCACCTGGACTCACTCCGCACTCCTCAGCTCCGAGCTCCTCCCACAGAAGGACGGCCAATGGCAGAGCAGATCCGGGCTGAGTTTCCGCCTGGACCGAGACCTCCACAACAAGTCTTTAACGTGCCGAGTGAAGTTCAGGGGAGGGCAGAGGTCCAACAGCTCCACGGTACTCCTGGTGAAAC ACACCCCTCTGAACGTGAcggtgcagcagcagccctgGGCGGTGCCGGAGGGCGGGGCCACGATGCTGCGTTGCCTTAGCGACGGCTACCCCCCGCCGAGCCGCTACTGGTGGACcagcgagggggaggagctgctgCACGTCGGGCCGCACTACCTGTGGCCCAACGTCTCCCGCCACTCGGGGCGCCTCTACTGCAGCGTCCGCCACACCCTGGGCAGCGTCCAGTCCGGCCTGTTCCAGCTCAACGTCACCT ACCCCCCGGAGGTGACCCCGGCCTCCGCCTGCTCCACCTCCGCCCTGAGGGTgagctgtgagtgtgtggtggagGCCAACCCCCCGGCCGCGGTGCAACTGTCCCGGCCCGTCGGCGTGCCGCTGAGCACCGGCTCGGAGACGCAGGGCTCCATCACCGTGGCGACGCTGGCCGGCGACGAGGCGGCCCTGTGGTCCTCGGACCCCATCTACTGCCACGCCTTCAACAGCCTGGggaacgccacacacacactgcaggtgcCCCCCAATG GTATAGTGCTAACCATAACTGGCATAGCTACGGGTGTGCTGCTGCTTCTAGTCATGGTGCCTTTAGGAATTAAATG GAAGAGGAAACAAATCGAAAATAATACAACATTTGCTGATGCTCACATAAATATGTCAACCCGTTGGAACAAAGAG AACCTTTATAAGAACGATGATGCAGTCTATGCCAACATGTGA